In Streptomyces sp. NBC_01381, the sequence GGTGCCGCGATGGCGGCAAGGAACTCCGCGTACAGGCCGTTGCGCAGCACCGTCCAGTCGAGCGAGGAGCGGCGCAGTCTGCGTTCGGTCCAGCGGTGCGCGAGCGCGTACGTCAGATGGTCGCCGTCGCCGCTGAGGCTGGTGTAGACGAGGTGCCGGACGCCCGCCTTCTCCGCGGCCGAGATCGCGGCCTCGTGGCGGGCGACGACCACGTCGTCCTCGGCGGCCCCGGCGGAGATGACCAGGAGCGTGTCCACTCCGCCGAAGTCCAGGGACGCCGCATCGTCGAAGTCGACGCGGCGGCCGCCGGGAGCGGGGTGGCGGCTGCCGATGACGACGTCGTCGCGGCCCGCGAGGCGGGTGGTGACGAGCTTGCCGAGGGCGCCCGTGGCGCCGGTGATCATGAGCATGGGAAGGTTCCCCCGTGGTGAGTGGTTGTGCCT encodes:
- a CDS encoding NAD(P)H-binding protein translates to MLMITGATGALGKLVTTRLAGRDDVVIGSRHPAPGGRRVDFDDAASLDFGGVDTLLVISAGAAEDDVVVARHEAAISAAEKAGVRHLVYTSLSGDGDHLTYALAHRWTERRLRRSSLDWTVLRNGLYAEFLAAIAAPGPDGTIAAPLGDGRLAAVARDDLAEAAVRVATDPSPHAGRTYELVGEQPLGGEELAAALNGSYEPGTLTATREAITAAGQALPFQVPMLLSTYSAIAGGFLDGTGVEDRGALRSLLGRAPRPPIEAYRTALRG